A portion of the Pseudarthrobacter sp. L1SW genome contains these proteins:
- a CDS encoding NAD(P)H-dependent oxidoreductase: MNLHHLLSQREADGKPIRVGLIGAGRYGTMYLAQANNIPGIHVVAIADINVKRAEGAFELVGWPKNQIAPDIATALRDRSTAIVANADELFDVDIDIIVEATGNPIVGVKHALRAIETKKHIIMVTVEADALAGPALAKRAEAAGVVYSMAYGDQPALIMELVDWARTSGFDVVCAGKGAKFLEHYHEMNPDNVWENWEFSKELTDSGQLNPNMHTSFRDGTKAAIEMAAVANGAGLVPSDTGLTFTPGDVEEIATICRPADVGGALAHEGTVDVMSSVNRDGTWIPHNTQEGVFVVVKATNAYVSGCFNEYPWHPDPTGQYAALYRPYHYVGLELNLSIANAVLRGIPTGSPIGFFGDVVATAKKDLKAGEFLDGEGGYTVWGQLVSAKHSVTTGALPVALAHHVELRNDVAKGGIVLWEDVIMDDSLAQALELRRETEALALEENLAASR; encoded by the coding sequence ATGAATCTGCACCACCTCCTGTCCCAGCGCGAAGCCGACGGAAAACCCATCCGGGTCGGTCTGATCGGCGCCGGACGCTACGGAACGATGTACCTGGCCCAGGCAAACAACATTCCCGGGATCCACGTTGTCGCCATCGCAGACATTAACGTCAAGCGCGCTGAAGGTGCTTTCGAACTTGTTGGCTGGCCCAAGAACCAGATCGCCCCCGACATAGCAACCGCGCTGCGGGACCGCTCAACCGCGATCGTGGCCAACGCTGACGAGCTTTTCGACGTCGACATCGACATCATCGTCGAAGCCACCGGCAACCCCATCGTTGGTGTCAAGCACGCCCTGCGCGCCATTGAAACGAAGAAGCACATCATCATGGTCACGGTCGAAGCCGACGCGCTGGCAGGGCCCGCTCTTGCTAAGCGGGCAGAAGCAGCCGGTGTTGTCTACTCGATGGCATACGGCGACCAGCCGGCCCTCATCATGGAACTTGTCGACTGGGCCCGCACCAGCGGATTCGACGTCGTCTGCGCCGGCAAGGGCGCCAAATTCCTTGAGCACTACCACGAGATGAACCCGGACAACGTCTGGGAAAACTGGGAATTTTCCAAGGAACTCACCGACTCCGGGCAGCTGAACCCCAACATGCACACCTCCTTCCGCGACGGAACCAAGGCCGCCATCGAAATGGCCGCCGTCGCCAACGGGGCAGGACTGGTGCCCTCTGACACCGGACTGACGTTCACCCCGGGAGACGTTGAGGAAATCGCCACCATCTGCCGCCCCGCCGACGTCGGAGGAGCCCTCGCACACGAAGGGACCGTCGATGTCATGTCCAGTGTCAACCGCGACGGCACCTGGATCCCCCACAACACCCAGGAAGGCGTTTTCGTTGTCGTGAAGGCAACGAACGCCTACGTCTCCGGCTGCTTCAACGAATACCCCTGGCACCCGGACCCCACCGGCCAGTACGCGGCCCTGTACCGTCCCTACCACTACGTCGGCCTGGAACTGAACCTATCCATCGCCAACGCCGTCCTCCGCGGAATCCCCACAGGTTCGCCCATCGGATTCTTCGGCGACGTTGTCGCCACCGCCAAGAAAGACCTCAAAGCCGGTGAGTTCCTCGACGGCGAAGGCGGATACACCGTCTGGGGCCAACTCGTTTCAGCGAAGCACTCCGTCACTACCGGCGCACTGCCCGTCGCGCTGGCCCACCACGTGGAACTCCGCAATGACGTAGCCAAGGGTGGGATCGTCCTCTGGGAAGACGTCATCATGGACGACTCACTCGCCCAGGCCCTTGAACTGCGCCGCGAAACCGAGGCCCTTGCCCTTGAGGAAAACCTCGCCGCCAGCAGGTAA
- a CDS encoding putative quinol monooxygenase, with the protein MTIVVTAAFSPKEGAFDQVVAALSPAISEVHQEPGCLLYAIHEAPNNQILMIEKWESAALLDAHGEGEPVKRLNASLEGLLEKPVEVTRMVPIPAGTAQQGAL; encoded by the coding sequence ATGACCATCGTCGTTACCGCTGCTTTCAGCCCGAAGGAAGGGGCCTTCGACCAGGTCGTAGCCGCTCTCTCCCCCGCCATCAGCGAAGTACACCAGGAACCCGGTTGCCTGCTCTACGCGATCCATGAAGCCCCAAACAACCAGATCCTCATGATTGAGAAATGGGAATCCGCTGCGCTGCTGGATGCCCACGGCGAAGGTGAACCGGTCAAACGCCTGAATGCTTCCCTCGAAGGCCTGCTGGAAAAGCCTGTCGAAGTGACCCGGATGGTTCCGATCCCCGCAGGAACAGCACAACAGGGAGCGCTGTAG
- a CDS encoding gluconokinase, with protein MHSPIVVMGVSGSGKSTVGAALAARLGARFKDADDLHPLPNVEKMATGTPLTDEDRWPWLRLVGAELAAEHPHGIVVACSALKRAYRDAIRAAAPSTRFILLTVDPSVLKERLVQRPGHFMPPSLLTSQLETLEALETAEAGMAVTSEGGIEAVADRILADLGQGQLTVPAGADQNAR; from the coding sequence GTGCACAGCCCCATCGTCGTCATGGGCGTATCGGGCTCAGGAAAGAGTACCGTCGGCGCCGCCCTCGCAGCCCGGCTCGGAGCAAGGTTCAAGGACGCTGACGACCTGCACCCCTTGCCGAACGTCGAAAAAATGGCAACTGGCACACCGCTCACCGATGAAGACAGATGGCCCTGGCTTCGCCTTGTCGGCGCAGAACTCGCGGCCGAACACCCCCACGGGATCGTGGTTGCCTGCTCGGCCCTCAAACGCGCCTACCGCGACGCTATCCGCGCAGCCGCTCCCTCTACCCGGTTCATCCTCTTAACTGTCGACCCTTCGGTACTGAAGGAGCGGCTGGTCCAGCGTCCAGGACACTTCATGCCTCCATCTCTGCTCACCTCACAGCTGGAGACACTTGAGGCCCTGGAAACAGCCGAAGCCGGAATGGCAGTGACATCCGAAGGCGGCATTGAAGCAGTCGCCGATCGGATTCTCGCAGATCTGGGCCAAGGACAGCTCACAGTACCCGCCGGTGCTGATCAGAATGCAAGATGA
- the fdhA gene encoding formaldehyde dehydrogenase, glutathione-independent — MSGNRAVAYKEPGVVEIINTDYPTLELRDGPGVNPANVGRKVPHGAILRTVTTNICGSDQHMVRGRTTAPKDLVLGHEITGEVVEVGPDVEFIKVGDIVSVPFNISCGRCRNCKERKTGICLNVNPDRPGSAYGYVDMGGWVGGQAEYVLVPYADWNLLKFPDRDQALEKIMDLTMLSDIFPTGFHGAVTAGVGVGSTVYIAGAGPVGLAAAVGAQLLGAAVVIVGDMNEDRLAQARSFGCETVNVTKGDPKDQIEQILGVPEVDCGVDAVGFEARGHGKDASHEAPATVLNSLMDITAAGGALGIPGLYVTGDPGGIDDAAKHGSLSLSLGTGWAKSLSFTTGQCPVMSYNRQLMMAILHDKVQIAKAVNATAIPLEDAPRGYAEFDAGSATKFVLNPNGYVKA, encoded by the coding sequence ATGTCAGGAAACAGAGCCGTTGCCTACAAAGAACCCGGTGTCGTCGAAATCATCAACACCGACTACCCGACATTGGAACTCAGGGATGGGCCCGGCGTTAATCCGGCCAATGTGGGCCGAAAAGTGCCCCACGGCGCGATCCTGCGTACCGTGACCACGAACATCTGCGGCTCGGACCAGCACATGGTTAGGGGCCGGACCACGGCCCCCAAGGACCTCGTCCTTGGCCACGAAATCACCGGCGAAGTGGTGGAGGTCGGTCCGGACGTGGAGTTCATCAAGGTGGGAGACATTGTCTCTGTACCTTTCAATATCTCCTGCGGGCGTTGCCGGAACTGCAAAGAGCGCAAGACGGGCATCTGCCTGAACGTCAACCCTGACCGCCCGGGCAGCGCCTACGGTTATGTGGATATGGGCGGCTGGGTGGGCGGCCAGGCCGAATACGTGCTGGTCCCCTACGCTGACTGGAACCTGCTGAAGTTCCCGGACCGCGACCAGGCCCTGGAAAAGATCATGGACCTGACCATGCTCTCCGATATTTTCCCTACAGGCTTCCACGGCGCCGTCACTGCGGGAGTGGGCGTTGGGTCCACCGTCTACATTGCCGGTGCAGGCCCAGTGGGCCTCGCGGCAGCCGTCGGCGCGCAGCTGCTAGGTGCCGCCGTCGTCATTGTCGGTGACATGAACGAAGACCGGCTGGCTCAGGCCCGCTCCTTCGGCTGCGAAACGGTGAACGTCACCAAGGGCGATCCGAAGGACCAGATCGAGCAAATCCTTGGCGTGCCCGAGGTGGATTGCGGCGTGGACGCCGTAGGGTTCGAAGCCCGCGGTCACGGGAAGGACGCCTCCCACGAGGCCCCGGCCACCGTGCTGAACTCCCTCATGGACATCACCGCTGCAGGCGGGGCCCTTGGGATTCCCGGCCTCTATGTCACCGGCGACCCGGGTGGAATCGACGACGCCGCAAAGCACGGCTCCCTGTCCCTGTCCCTGGGCACCGGATGGGCAAAGTCCCTGTCCTTCACCACCGGCCAGTGCCCCGTGATGTCGTACAACCGCCAGCTGATGATGGCGATCCTGCACGACAAGGTCCAGATCGCCAAGGCCGTAAACGCCACAGCAATCCCGCTTGAGGACGCACCGCGCGGCTACGCAGAATTCGACGCCGGTTCGGCAACGAAGTTCGTGCTCAACCCGAACGGATACGTCAAGGCGTAG